tatttattttgacttgcccctcctttgctttaaaaaaagcaaaaatctgggttacagtgaggcacttaaaatagaaGTAAATTGGGGGCAATTTTTgaatgctaaaatactcactgtttcaaaagtatagccacaagacattaacattataggtgttaacatgattttagtgtgataaaatcgcttactaaccttttctgtgtaaagttatagccaattttatagcTTCatagccatgatgatgtaatgtcaacaaaccctaaaacctttcaaatgactgtaaaaatgaactatttaaacaactttacagctcaaataatacatgagttttaacagaagaattaatgtaagttctttaataaaattataagcttcatatttctgcctttaaaccctccaaaaattggccccattcacttccattataagtgcctcactgtaacctcgatttttgcgtTTTTTCAAGAGAAAGAGGGACGAGTCGGTACACAtttctatggtaatcaatattatgccataagtgctgtcgattgagctaaacttgtattgaacccagaatattcctaatGTGCTacctaatatctcattttgtgtttcacataagaaaAAATGACAttcagaacaacatgatggtgagtaaatgatgacatttaaatttttgggtgaactatctctttaatagcACGCTTTGGTCTGATCTCAGGTGCTACATTAATCATTATTAAATATCATGATATGGTGTGACCATGTCTAGAGAAGTTAATCGCAGAGAAGTTCAAGTAAAATCTCACGAGAGTCCTTTGAACAACAACAGAGCTATCAACAGTCAGCGCCTTCAGCCAATCAagttttttaaatttgattttcatTATCGAAAGAATTTAGCTCTGCAAAGCACAAATAAGTTGGGCTCATGATATAGCACAGACTGCAGTAGCTGTCCATGTGAATTTGCCGAGTCAAGCACCAACGATTTTCCTGCACACGCTCGGTTAATGAGGAATGGGATGAGCATTCCATGTTGGCTCCTAGTCCGTAACTCATTTCCCATCCCCCACTACAATGCACAGGAAGCATAGACAAATGTCTTAAGTGCTACTGGAAAACATCAGATTGGAAAATCATCTACAAAGGAAAGTTTTTATGTATAAAAGAAAGGCGTGGCTTCATttatctgttgttgtttttggcattCCGTTCATTGTTTGGATATTTTATCTTTCATTCTTATGTCTATAGTTCCATAAATTAAATTTTTCCATTCAGCATAACTTTTTTAAAACAATCTGTTGAAGAACATTCCCAAAGACTGTTTTTGGGTTCAGTTTTTCATTCCTCTTTGAGATCCTCCAAACTAATTCCCAATCTGTCCATCAACGTTGGTTCTTGGACATTTCCCATCATTACATCCACTCTCCATGGTTACAGCTGCTCGGAGCGGATGACATGGAAAAGAGTGACGTTGTAGAGCACCTGGTGTCCATTGTTCCAGGCATATAGTGCGCGATCTCTTGGATTGTAGTCCAGCATCGAGATATGCGAGTACTTGTTTTGCAGAACAATATCAATGTACTCGTACGTCGAGGAGTTGGTGTGGTAGGCGTAGTAGACTTTTGTCCCTCCTGAGTAGCCGTTGGTCACGTACAACGTCCCGCAAATCATAAACGACTCCCCCGCACTGCGCCTCGGGTGATTGGTCGTCCAGGTCTGGATGACGTGTAGGGTTATCGGGTGGAGCTTGCTGATGACAATGTTGCCTGCATTCTGATTGGTGGCATACACGGCCCAGAGCCCGCCCTCGTCCACCATGAGGTCGATGTCAGAGTGTCCACCCCAGGCATAGTGGTAGGTGTTGCTGTAGCCGGCGTTGTCCAGACGCTGAGACTTACTGATGGTTGACGTCTTGAAGTCAAATTTTATGATCATGTTACTCTGGAATTTGTTGAAATAGATGGAGCCGTTGTAGACCACCTGACCGGTTCCAGACCAGGGGTGTGGCAGCCGATGAGAAGTGAAATTATCAGAGATCATGAAGTCGGCCATGGACTTGTACTCCCGCACGAAGCGGTTGTTATGGTAGCCGTCCATGTACCACACCTGAATAAAAGAGAGAGTAAGcaattaatttactgtatatacatgactgaaaaataaaatgagaaacatTCCTGATAGCACCTGTTGAGTGTTTGGTCTGTCAGATTTTACTACGACATTTAGCAGATAATTACGAGACATTTATGATTTCGAATGTATTATACGTTAATCTGTTAAAGTTTTTAAGATGATTGCAAGATGTTTGTGTACAATAATTATTGTTCGAATTGAATTAGCCAAATTGCTCACGCctgaattaaaatttgaatttgaatcaCAGTTTGAGCAATGTTTTGCCCACACCCAcattggttttcgaccattgaaaattggtcaaatgtaacaatttacatATGTAGCCTTGCTGAGTGCCCCCTATCTCTAAGATTTAACCATATAATGTAAAGataaagatacaaaaaggaaagtttgttctgaaccatattctaaaaggatattaagatatatttaacaCTTAGTTATAGGCattccaactttggaaaaacaacataaatgtatgatgatgttgatgtagtgacactaggggtcactcttaggagccccaaacacctctgaatATGAAAAAAGGCAAAtagaaattggcgagtggaatttgcatgccactcccccgaacatacgggtataaaaggagctggctcgcaaccactcattcagattttctcttcggagccgagcggttgtgttcagcgagctgaattactttGCTGATcaattcacctcgaaaagctgttggatttacagcgcattacagcggcttctccccctcttgcactggtgaagtgcagagaacgcccctgggcgcttcagcagataaaagagtatattcttcctgctgaaagagtatattttcacttctaaaagagtggcattaacagagagcgtctttttTAAAGAGACCtcttcgtttgtgtgtatttcttgGTTGCAGTTAcaacctctccgcttccgatggccacgatcgcggtcttatgtgcatgggtgctgcccacgcggtGACAacattcgtggacgggtcatgttctcactgcgagagcgtgaccatggcaacgttgcggtcgcggtttttcctttgttagaggccatgtcggttagcactgggggcgatttggggaccccaatgggagccactccgccgggtaactccccacggacctcccattccccagtacgctcgtttgccctgctgggatgagaccgctggctcgtctcagggcaagttcacgatctcgtttcggcgcttgtgaagtggatgagctctcgattgcagcatcggagatagcagacgccacccgtctcacggccggcctccaagaacccgaggaaggcttcgaagcgcccctgagacgggcgacccagggacgtggagacctgctgcaggcctagagatggtaagcagaccactccatcccccggtggagagccgggaggagaatcctttgcctttttgtTGATTTGCCGCATGCCCGAAGGGCTGCAGCACCTACACCTTCAGAAaaggagcagtttcctcattccctgggtcacatatccagtgctcACGGCTgtcgttatcacgaccaccggccaccgttgtcttatggcaggtatggcgctccaggggaggcccccccacccctgcgcacccagctgtggcacaaacacgcccacaccaggttggttcctctactaggagtgtggtggcctcctgggccctgaccaatggcacctctttggcagacatctgcagagcagtgggctg
The DNA window shown above is from Myxocyprinus asiaticus isolate MX2 ecotype Aquarium Trade chromosome 40, UBuf_Myxa_2, whole genome shotgun sequence and carries:
- the olfm1b gene encoding olfactomedin 1b isoform X3; this translates as MCSRDARTKQLRQLLEKVQNMTQSIQVLDQRTQRDLQYVVKMEDQLRGLETKFRQVEENHKQNIAKQYKAIKAKMAELRPLIPVLEEYKADAQLVQQFKEEVQNLTASLGLLQQEMGAYDYDDLHSRVVSLEERLRACMQKLACGTLTGISDAITIKTSGSRFGSWMTDPLAPEGDTRVWYMDGYHNNRFVREYKSMADFMISDNFTSHRLPHPWSGTGQVVYNGSIYFNKFQSNMIIKFDFKTSTISKSQRLDNAGYSNTYHYAWGGHSDIDLMVDEGGLWAVYATNQNAGNIVISKLHPITLHVIQTWTTNHPRRSAGESFMICGTLYVTNGYSGGTKVYYAYHTNSSTYEYIDIVLQNKYSHISMLDYNPRDRALYAWNNGHQVLYNVTLFHVIRSEQL